A section of the Elizabethkingia anophelis R26 genome encodes:
- a CDS encoding Helicase associated domain protein: MLDLYPHNQKAYENAKFILETENRVCIVHPTGTGKSLIIAKFIIENPKARCLFLSPNVFIFKEIKKHIKGSIGNVDFQTYQYFLFNHIKLFIDYDYIFLDEFHRVGAPEWNKQIEDLLFFNPKAKIVGTTATHIRYLDDERNMAEELFRGNIASYMDLGTSIEKGIHQKPIYISALYNIRAIIDETQHKLQRNNKTKELDKLKSRRIIWEESSGIDYIIKKYLTSERKKIIIFCKSIEHINYIEDLVRPVLFEFYNGEVDFHTIHSALGKSKTSKVFSAFENGKIPQIMFAVDMVNEGIHIKGIDTVMMFRDTISPVVYFQQMGRCFSVGQELQPLLFDFVNNFNIKSSVYSITQNFYNDFEEHNEGHYFKKRNLIIDFYDETLDFQDFINEFSVNYITWDERYKELKKFVATNSRLPFQSETNWLTNQKESFKKGKLTQQQIELLLQIDENIFETKFVIKTWEERFEELKEFIETNGRLPFYSEINWLTKQKESFKKGKLTQQQIELLLQLDENIFESKAVVKPWNERFDEFKEFIETNGRLPLSHENRWYFAQKESFRKRELSQERIELLLQIDENIFKSKVVVKTWEERFQGFKEFIETNGRLPLLHENSWYFAQKAHYKKGKLTQQQIELLLQLDENIFDYRAKTWNERYEELEKFIEANGRLPFHSETNWLNAQKAHYKKGKLTQQQIELLLQLDENIFKSKIAVKTWDERYEELEKFIETNGRLPSSKENSWYFAQKAHYKKGKLTQQQIELLLQIDKNTFEVKVVSKTWEESYDVLRNFVKDNGRLPKQKEFPWINHQRHYYKNNTLSSEKIQLLKEVDINFFEPKK, translated from the coding sequence ATGTTAGACTTGTATCCACATAATCAAAAAGCATATGAAAATGCAAAATTTATTCTTGAAACTGAGAATAGAGTTTGTATAGTGCATCCTACCGGGACGGGTAAATCTTTAATAATAGCAAAATTTATTATTGAAAATCCTAAAGCTAGATGTCTATTTCTTTCTCCCAATGTTTTTATTTTCAAGGAAATAAAAAAACATATTAAGGGAAGTATTGGTAATGTTGATTTTCAAACTTATCAGTACTTTTTATTCAATCACATCAAATTATTTATAGATTACGATTATATATTCTTAGATGAATTTCATAGGGTAGGTGCTCCCGAATGGAATAAACAAATCGAAGATCTACTATTCTTTAATCCAAAAGCAAAGATTGTTGGTACTACTGCAACACATATTAGATACCTGGATGATGAAAGGAATATGGCGGAAGAACTTTTTAGAGGTAATATTGCGTCTTATATGGACTTAGGAACGTCTATAGAGAAAGGAATTCATCAGAAACCTATTTATATTTCTGCACTTTATAATATTCGGGCAATTATAGATGAAACACAGCATAAATTACAACGGAATAATAAGACCAAAGAACTTGACAAACTTAAAAGCCGGAGGATTATTTGGGAGGAAAGCAGTGGTATTGACTATATTATAAAAAAATATCTTACATCGGAGAGAAAAAAGATTATAATTTTTTGTAAGTCTATAGAGCATATAAATTATATAGAAGATCTTGTTAGGCCAGTGTTGTTCGAATTTTATAACGGGGAAGTCGACTTTCATACTATCCATTCCGCATTAGGAAAGTCAAAAACATCAAAAGTTTTCTCTGCATTTGAAAATGGTAAAATTCCACAGATTATGTTTGCTGTAGATATGGTAAACGAAGGAATCCATATAAAAGGGATTGATACTGTTATGATGTTCAGAGATACTATTTCTCCCGTTGTTTACTTTCAACAAATGGGGAGATGTTTTTCAGTCGGTCAGGAGTTGCAACCGTTATTATTTGATTTTGTTAATAATTTTAATATCAAAAGCTCTGTTTATTCTATTACACAAAATTTCTACAATGATTTTGAAGAACATAATGAGGGTCATTATTTTAAGAAAAGAAACCTTATCATAGATTTCTATGATGAAACGCTCGACTTTCAAGATTTTATAAATGAATTTTCTGTTAATTATATAACGTGGGATGAAAGATATAAAGAGCTTAAAAAGTTTGTAGCGACTAACAGTAGGTTGCCATTTCAGTCTGAAACCAATTGGCTGACTAATCAAAAAGAAAGTTTTAAAAAGGGGAAATTAACCCAGCAACAAATTGAGCTACTTCTCCAAATTGATGAGAATATTTTTGAAACAAAATTTGTAATTAAAACCTGGGAAGAAAGATTTGAGGAATTAAAAGAATTCATAGAGACTAATGGAAGACTCCCATTTTATTCCGAAATCAATTGGCTGACTAAACAAAAAGAAAGCTTTAAAAAGGGGAAATTAACTCAGCAGCAAATTGAACTACTTCTTCAGCTTGATGAAAATATTTTTGAATCTAAAGCTGTTGTTAAACCTTGGAATGAAAGATTTGACGAATTCAAAGAGTTCATAGAGACCAATGGAAGGTTGCCATTATCCCATGAGAATAGATGGTACTTTGCTCAAAAAGAAAGCTTTAGAAAGAGGGAATTATCCCAAGAGCGAATTGAACTACTTCTCCAAATTGATGAAAATATTTTTAAATCTAAAGTTGTAGTTAAAACCTGGGAAGAAAGATTTCAGGGATTTAAAGAGTTCATAGAGACCAATGGAAGGTTACCATTATTACATGAGAATAGTTGGTATTTTGCCCAAAAAGCACATTATAAAAAGGGGAAATTGACTCAGCAGCAAATTGAACTACTTCTTCAGCTTGATGAAAATATTTTTGATTACAGAGCTAAAACATGGAATGAAAGATATGAAGAGCTTGAAAAGTTCATAGAGGCCAATGGAAGATTGCCATTTCATTCCGAAACTAATTGGCTGAATGCCCAAAAAGCACACTATAAAAAAGGGAAATTAACTCAGCAGCAAATTGAGCTACTTCTTCAGCTTGATGAAAATATTTTTAAATCTAAAATTGCAGTTAAAACCTGGGATGAAAGATATGAAGAGCTTGAAAAGTTCATAGAGACCAATGGAAGGTTGCCATCTTCAAAGGAGAATAGCTGGTATTTTGCCCAAAAAGCACATTATAAAAAGGGGAAGTTAACCCAGCAGCAAATTGAGCTACTTCTTCAAATTGATAAAAATACTTTTGAAGTAAAAGTTGTATCTAAAACTTGGGAAGAAAGCTACGACGTACTTAGAAATTTTGTTAAAGATAATGGTAGATTACCAAAACAAAAGGAATTTCCATGGATTAATCATCAGAGACATTATTATAAAAATAATACACTTTCTTCTGAAAAAATCCAATTGCTAAAAGAAGTTGATATTAATTTTTTCGAACCTAAGAAATAG
- the topB gene encoding type IA DNA topoisomerase, with translation MITVIAEKPSVARDIAKVLGANAQKEGYLEGNGYFVTYAFGHLVGLAEPVEYGYSDKWLKSELPLMPNHFMLSPNKDAKKQLRIIKHLFNSSKDLIVATDAGREGELIFRWIYEYLSSDIPFRRLWISDMTDKSIKEGFNNLLPGNSKDNLYFSAKARAESDWLIGMNATRLMTLNNNTLLSIGRVQTPTLRLIVDRYLDHKNFVVKDFWKPFIVIDNNNPDQQLKLVCDVEFENEEKIQKYVYNLKNLTNSIVRREDKKEREAAPKLYSLTSLQKDANGKLNFTADETLKVLQGLYEKHKLVTYPRTDSEYLTDNQIGDVQNVLRSHKLYFSEVNLISDISNNSAFNNAKVTDHHAVIPTNIVPDNNILSKLSEKERDLYDLVIIRFFQRFSPDCQKEKVVLTTNLEGDIFTYSQTTEVYKGWKMYNVEKDYRISFPILINDQDKKIILEHSYSKHQTQPKKIHTEASLLSAMETAGKEIENEDLKEQMKGKGLGTPATRSGIIEILIKRNFIIRKGKQLIPTATGINLIEKVRDHKISIPEWTAEQEYELYKVETGENSYPGYIDSIKNTVRNIIQELDGIKIEKTSVESKTIGICPKCQKGNIVEGKKGYGCSEYKDGCNFVIWKEIAGKKISLSIAKTLIEKRRTKKLEGFISKAQKKFSASLILNKDIKVEFDFS, from the coding sequence ATGATTACAGTTATTGCTGAAAAGCCTAGTGTAGCGAGGGATATCGCTAAAGTATTAGGTGCAAATGCCCAAAAAGAAGGATATTTAGAGGGGAACGGATATTTTGTTACATATGCATTCGGCCATCTTGTGGGACTTGCAGAACCAGTAGAATATGGTTATTCTGATAAATGGTTAAAAAGTGAACTTCCGTTGATGCCTAATCATTTTATGCTTTCTCCTAACAAAGACGCAAAGAAGCAGCTTAGAATTATAAAGCATCTCTTTAATAGCTCTAAAGATTTAATTGTAGCTACAGATGCAGGAAGAGAAGGAGAATTAATATTTCGTTGGATTTATGAATATTTATCATCAGACATACCCTTTAGAAGATTATGGATATCTGATATGACAGATAAATCCATAAAAGAAGGGTTTAATAATTTATTACCTGGTAATAGTAAAGATAATCTTTATTTTTCTGCAAAAGCTCGCGCAGAGAGTGATTGGCTGATTGGTATGAATGCTACCAGGCTTATGACTTTAAATAATAATACACTATTATCAATAGGTAGAGTTCAAACGCCTACTTTAAGGCTTATTGTAGATCGTTACTTAGATCATAAAAACTTTGTAGTGAAAGATTTTTGGAAACCATTTATTGTTATAGATAACAATAATCCAGATCAACAACTAAAATTGGTTTGTGATGTAGAGTTTGAAAACGAGGAGAAAATACAGAAGTATGTTTATAATCTGAAGAATTTAACAAATTCTATAGTTAGAAGGGAAGATAAAAAGGAGAGGGAAGCTGCACCAAAGCTTTATTCTCTTACCTCTTTGCAAAAGGATGCCAACGGCAAACTGAATTTTACAGCAGATGAAACCCTGAAAGTTCTCCAGGGACTTTATGAGAAACATAAACTTGTTACTTATCCTAGGACTGATTCAGAATATCTTACCGATAATCAAATTGGAGATGTGCAAAATGTACTTCGCTCACACAAGCTATATTTTTCTGAAGTAAATTTAATTTCTGATATTTCTAATAATTCTGCCTTTAATAATGCTAAAGTAACGGATCACCATGCTGTGATCCCTACAAATATTGTCCCGGACAATAATATTTTGTCAAAGCTTTCTGAAAAGGAGAGGGATTTATATGATCTGGTAATAATAAGATTTTTCCAAAGGTTTAGTCCGGACTGCCAGAAAGAGAAAGTCGTTTTAACAACGAACCTTGAAGGGGATATCTTCACATATAGCCAAACTACTGAAGTATATAAAGGTTGGAAGATGTACAATGTTGAAAAGGATTATAGAATCTCATTTCCTATTTTAATTAATGACCAGGATAAAAAAATAATTTTAGAACATTCCTATTCTAAGCACCAGACGCAACCGAAAAAGATCCATACTGAAGCTTCATTATTGTCTGCAATGGAAACAGCAGGAAAGGAAATTGAAAATGAAGACTTAAAGGAGCAGATGAAAGGAAAGGGGCTAGGAACTCCGGCCACTCGAAGCGGAATAATTGAAATACTTATTAAACGAAACTTTATAATAAGAAAGGGCAAACAATTGATTCCTACAGCAACAGGTATAAACTTAATTGAGAAAGTTAGAGATCATAAGATCAGTATCCCGGAATGGACAGCTGAGCAGGAATATGAACTTTATAAAGTTGAAACTGGCGAAAACAGTTATCCTGGTTATATAGATAGTATAAAAAATACAGTACGAAACATTATTCAGGAATTAGACGGGATTAAAATAGAAAAAACATCTGTAGAATCGAAAACCATAGGAATCTGTCCAAAATGCCAGAAAGGAAATATTGTTGAAGGTAAGAAAGGCTATGGGTGTTCTGAATATAAAGATGGATGTAATTTCGTTATCTGGAAGGAAATAGCAGGTAAAAAGATATCTCTATCTATTGCTAAAACACTTATAGAAAAGCGAAGAACAAAAAAGTTAGAAGGCTTTATATCTAAAGCTCAGAAGAAGTTTAGTGCTTCATTAATTCTTAATAAAGACATTAAAGTCGAATTTGACTTTAGTTAA